Proteins encoded together in one Oncorhynchus masou masou isolate Uvic2021 unplaced genomic scaffold, UVic_Omas_1.1 unplaced_scaffold_3880, whole genome shotgun sequence window:
- the LOC135534729 gene encoding general transcription factor 3C polypeptide 1-like: MVKLADCEEEDGDASGLPEEEDGDASGLPEEEDGDASGLREEENDSGGVCDVSFVSRPWRIVDGSLNRPVCKGMLDAVLYHIMTRPGLPEHVLLEHYRGSCSQWWYWTSCRPSLSWAVSRRST, translated from the exons ATGGTGAAGCTCGCGGACTGCGAGGAAGAGGATGGTGACGCTAGCGGACTGCCCGAGGAAGAGGATGGTGACGCTAGCGGACTGCCCGAGGAAGAGGATGGTGACGCTAGCGGACTGCGCGAGGAAGAGAACGACAGCGGCGGTGTGTGTGACGTGTCGTTCGTCAGTCGTCCGTGGCGTATCGTGGACGGCAGTCTGAACAGGCCGGTGTGTAAAGGCATGCTGGACGCTGTCCTCTACCACATCATGACCCGGCCTGGTTTACCAGAACACGTCTTACTGGAACACTACAGAGGGTCTTGCAGCCAGTGGTGGTACTGGACCTCGTGCAG gccCTCGTTGAGTTGGGCTGTATCAAGAAGAAGTACGTGA